In Castanea sativa cultivar Marrone di Chiusa Pesio chromosome 6, ASM4071231v1, a single window of DNA contains:
- the LOC142638346 gene encoding histone-lysine N-methyltransferase ATXR2, whose product MEEGDTVCSIDARFANEVSALLNPPHPLHLQEYFDNVISRRQCRGIKVKQNGELGKGLYADLDFKEGELVLKDQMLVGIQHCSNKIDCLVCSFCFRFIGSIELQIGRRLYLQDLGFSVNHESDLETFKHIPEDCCRTDSSDGEDNSLMNNHDNLGNCASSSSKERFPLPREVVESLMNGKLVLPYSKEFSLPPLVRCAGGCGEAYYCSKSCAEADWELSHCLLCTGESSKSLCREALLEFIQHANDTNDIFLLAAKVISSTILRYRKLKVTHLEETEKCATPDVSGHSDISSLLEAWKPISMGHKKRWWDCVALPDDVDSSDEAAFRMQLKDLAFKSLQLLKAAIFSKECEPLFSLEIYGQIIGMFELNNLDLVVASPVEDYFLYIDDLPYPEKQEAEKVTRPFLDALGDDYSVCCQGTAFFPLQSCINHSCCPNAKAFKREEDKDGQAIIIALKPICKGEEVTISYVDEDLPFEERQALLADYGFKCKCPKCLGEEQ is encoded by the exons ATGGAAGAGGGTGACACGGTTTGCTCAATCGACGCTAGGTTCGCAAATGAAGTCTCTGCTCTTCTGAATCCTCCTCACCCTCTCCATCTTCAg GAGTATTTTGATAATGTTATATCAAGGAGGCAATGCCGTGGTATTAAAGTGAAACAAAATGGAGAGCTTGGAAAGG GTTTATATGCTGACTTGGACTTTAAGGAAGGAGAGCTTGTTTTGAAAGACCAAATGCTTGTGGGAATACAACATTGTTCAAACaag ATCGACTGTTTAGTGTGTAGCTTCTGTTTTCGTTTTATTGGCTCCATAGAACTTCAAATTGGAAGGAGACTTTATTTGCAAGATTTAGGATTTTCTGTGAATCATGAATCTGATCTGGAGACCTTTAAACACATACCGGAAGATTGCTGCCGAACTGATTCCTCTGATGGAGAAGACAATTCCCTTATGAACAACCATGACAACTTGGGAAACTGTGCTTCTAGCAGTTCCAAAGAGAGATTTCCTCTCCCTAGAGAGGTTGTGGAATCATTAATGAATGGGAAATTGGTGTTGCCTTACTCCAAAGAGTTCTCCTTGCCTCCGCTTGTTCGATGTGCCGGTGGCTGTGGAGAAGCTTACTACTGCAG CAAATCATGTGCAGAGGCTGATTGGGAATTGTCTCATTGCCTACTTTGCACTGGGGAGAGTTCAAAATCATTATGTCGGGAGGCACTTCTAGAATTTATACAGCATGCCAATG ATACAAATGATATTTTCCTTCTTGCTGCAAAG GTTATCTCTTCCACTATATTAAGGTATAGGAAGTTGAAAGTGACTCATCTCGAAGAAACGGAGAAGTGTGCTACACCTGATGTTTCAGGCCATTCTGATATATCTTCACTCTTGGAGGCATGGAAACCAATATCAATGGGACACAAGAAAAG GTGGTGGGATTGCGTTGCATTGCCAGATGATGTTGATTCTTCTGATGAAGCTGCTTTCAGGATGCAGTTAAAAGACCTAGCATTCAAA TCACTGCAGCTTCTCAAGGCAGCTATCTTCAGCAAGGAATGTGAACCAT TGTTTTCCCTAGAGATCTATGGGCAAATTATTGGCATGTTTGAACTGAATAATCT TGATTTGGTTGTAGCATCCCCAGTGGAGGATTACTTTTTATACATTGATGATCTTCCATATCCTGAAAAG CAAGAAGCTGAGAAAGTTACACGACCATTTCTTGATGCTCTTGGAGATGACTATTCAGTTTGTTGCCAGG gtaCTGCATTTTTTCCTTTGCAGAGTTGTATAAACCACTCCTGTTGTCCTAATGCGAAAGCATTTAAAAGAGAAGAG GACAAAGATGGCCAAGCAATAATTATTGCACTCAAACCCATCTGCAAGGGGGAAGAG GTTACAATTTCATATGTAGATGAGGACCTTCCATTCGAGGAGAGGCAAGCATTACTTGCTGATTATGGTTTCAAATGCAAGTGTCCCAAGTGCTTAGGAGAAGAGCAATAA